A genomic window from Bacillus rossius redtenbacheri isolate Brsri chromosome 7, Brsri_v3, whole genome shotgun sequence includes:
- the LOC134534545 gene encoding proteasome activator complex subunit 3-like, with translation MDDELKNYKKIVEREAEELILKKIPKAITKLNDILDTPQFNITNLNDVHQSLNIPIPTATILSNSQDHSDQPDPKKRKYGDILDQVSGTKIVSPSSGGVPCNKYITNMMDLVKPHIFQLIKDANLLQMWICLKIPKIEDDRDLSPGHVEGEYSDKHWVEDARFRLNNIVLCVLPKAQTLQMDSL, from the exons atGGATGAcgagttaaaaaattataaaaaaattgtggaaaGGGAAGCTGAAGAATTGATTTTGAAGAAAATTCCTAAGGCCATCACTAAATTAAATGATATCCTGGATACACCTCAGTTCAACATAACAAATCTCAATGATGTCCACCAGTCTTTGAACATTCCCATTCCAACTGCAACTATCCTGAGCAACAGCCAAGACCATTCGGACCAGCCAGATCCTAAGAAACGCAAGTACGGGGATATCTTGGACCAAGTTTCTGGTACCAAGATCGTGAGCCCTTCCAGTGGCGGTGTGCCATGCAACAAGTACATTACCAACATGATGGATTTGGTGAAGCCTCACATTTTTCAGCTCATCAAGGATGCCAACTTGCTCCAAATGTGGATATGTTTGAAGATTCCCAAAATTGAAGATG ACCGAGATCTGAGCCCCGGTCACGTGGAAGGTGAGTACAGCGACAAACATTGGGTGGAAGACGCGAGATTTCGGCTCAACAATATTGTTCTCTGTGTCCTGCCCAAGGCGCAGACCTTGCAGATGGATAGCCTGTAG